The following coding sequences are from one Limisphaerales bacterium window:
- a CDS encoding SDR family oxidoreductase → MSLAEQNALVLGGGSGMGEAIALALAAEGMNVVIAGRRLENLEAVAAQSDTKMLTHTADVGDRESVRELFEWFAGKFDRLHLLVNSAGVNVPKRSMSELSPGDWDKLIRINATGAFNCMHFGLPLMRPHKAGLIINISSIAGLRASHLGGVGYNASKFAMNALGTSASGDELENNIRITTICPGEVDTPILDDRPVPPNAEHRATILKATDVAQMVLAVAKLPARAHVPELTIKPASQLFV, encoded by the coding sequence ATGAGTTTGGCAGAACAAAATGCACTGGTTCTGGGCGGCGGCTCAGGGATGGGCGAGGCGATTGCGTTAGCCCTGGCCGCGGAAGGAATGAACGTGGTGATCGCCGGTCGGCGGCTCGAAAACCTCGAGGCCGTGGCGGCACAGTCGGACACCAAAATGTTGACGCACACCGCCGACGTGGGCGACCGCGAAAGTGTGCGCGAGTTATTTGAATGGTTCGCGGGCAAATTTGATCGGCTGCATTTGCTGGTAAACAGCGCCGGCGTCAATGTCCCCAAGCGCTCGATGAGCGAGCTGTCACCGGGAGACTGGGACAAGCTCATCCGCATCAATGCCACCGGCGCGTTCAACTGCATGCACTTCGGCCTACCGCTGATGCGACCGCACAAGGCGGGATTAATCATCAATATCTCGTCCATCGCCGGCTTGCGCGCGAGTCACCTCGGCGGCGTGGGTTACAACGCCAGCAAATTCGCCATGAACGCGCTGGGCACATCCGCCTCGGGCGATGAACTGGAAAACAACATCCGCATCACCACCATTTGTCCCGGCGAAGTGGATACGCCCATCCTCGATGACCGCCCCGTGCCACCCAACGCCGAGCATCGCGCCACGATTTTGAAAGCCACCGACGTCGCCCAAATGGTCCTCGCCGTCGCCAAGCTCCCCGCCCGCGCCCACGTGCCGGAACTCACCATCAAGCCCGCATCGCAATTGTTTGTGTAG
- the uxaC gene encoding glucuronate isomerase, which translates to MAFIHDDFLLGNEAARRLYHEYAAGEPILDYHNHLPPAEIADNRQFANLGEVWLEGDHYKWRAMRANGEAEEVITGDASAKEKFLAWSRTVPHTLGNPLYHWTHLELSRHFGIDTLLNEETAEEIWETANAKLAQPELSVHGILKQFDVRALCTTDDPTESLNQHKAIAALGINTQVYPTFRPDKAWNVDQPERFNAWADKLAGAADGDTSTLAGFLAALEKRVEDFHAIGSRLSDHSFPYAYANFPSGTKAAAIFDQTRAGTAATPEEQEQFGAHVMEHLGKFYAAKGWAMQLHIGPLRNNNTRLFQAIGPDIGCDSIGDWQQAAPLSAFLDRLDQNNTLPKTILYNNNPMDNLTFATMIGNFQGGIAGKMQFGSGWWHADQQEGMEWQMKALANTGLLSRFIGMLTDSRSFLSFPRHEYFRRTLCSLIGKFMHNGQLPDDYDLVGNMVKRISYQNAKEYLALNVAD; encoded by the coding sequence ATGGCATTTATTCACGACGATTTTTTGTTGGGCAATGAGGCGGCGCGCCGGTTGTACCACGAGTACGCGGCGGGCGAGCCGATTCTGGATTATCATAACCACCTGCCGCCGGCGGAGATAGCCGACAACCGGCAGTTCGCCAATCTCGGCGAGGTGTGGCTCGAAGGCGATCACTATAAATGGCGGGCCATGCGCGCCAATGGTGAAGCAGAGGAAGTTATCACCGGCGATGCATCAGCCAAGGAAAAATTTCTCGCGTGGTCGCGCACGGTTCCGCATACGCTGGGCAACCCGCTTTATCACTGGACACATCTGGAGCTGAGCCGGCATTTCGGCATCGATACTTTGTTAAACGAAGAGACGGCAGAGGAAATCTGGGAAACCGCCAACGCAAAACTCGCCCAGCCGGAATTGTCCGTGCACGGGATTTTAAAGCAGTTTGATGTGCGCGCGCTATGCACCACTGACGACCCCACCGAAAGCCTCAACCAACACAAGGCCATCGCCGCGCTTGGAATCAACACCCAAGTTTACCCAACATTCCGCCCCGATAAAGCATGGAACGTTGACCAGCCGGAACGCTTTAATGCGTGGGCCGACAAGCTTGCCGGTGCCGCTGATGGCGATACCAGCACGCTGGCCGGATTCCTCGCCGCGCTGGAAAAACGCGTGGAAGATTTTCACGCCATCGGCTCGCGACTTAGCGACCATAGTTTCCCCTATGCCTACGCCAATTTTCCCAGCGGCACAAAGGCCGCGGCAATCTTCGACCAGACTCGTGCCGGCACCGCCGCCACGCCGGAGGAACAGGAACAATTCGGCGCGCACGTGATGGAGCATCTCGGCAAATTTTATGCCGCCAAAGGCTGGGCGATGCAATTGCACATCGGCCCGCTGCGTAATAACAACACGCGCCTGTTCCAGGCCATCGGCCCCGACATCGGCTGCGATTCCATCGGCGACTGGCAACAAGCCGCGCCGCTCTCCGCGTTTCTCGATCGCCTTGACCAGAACAACACGTTGCCCAAAACGATTTTGTACAACAACAATCCGATGGACAATCTAACCTTCGCCACGATGATCGGAAATTTTCAGGGCGGCATCGCCGGCAAAATGCAGTTTGGCAGCGGCTGGTGGCACGCCGATCAGCAAGAGGGAATGGAATGGCAAATGAAAGCGCTGGCCAACACCGGCCTGCTCTCTCGCTTCATCGGGATGCTCACCGACTCCCGATCCTTTCTGAGCTTCCCGCGCCACGAATACTTCCGCCGCACCCTCTGCAGCCTCATTGGTAAATTCATGCACAACGGCCAGCTGCCCGATGATTACGACCTCGTGGGCAACATGGTGAAACGCATCAGCTACCAGAATGCGAAGGAGTATCTGGCCCTGAATGTGGCGGATTAA